One Budorcas taxicolor isolate Tak-1 chromosome 6, Takin1.1, whole genome shotgun sequence DNA segment encodes these proteins:
- the KLHL8 gene encoding kelch-like protein 8, with product MASEAVNAKQARNRFTKGKRQQQIKNRSSLGDGDGEDSFLFEANEAWKDFHGSLLQFYENGELCDVTLKVGSKLISCHKLALACVIPYFKAMFLSEMAEAKQTLIEIRDFDGDAIEDLVKFVYSSRLTLTVDNVQPLLYAACILQVELVARACCEYMKLHFHPSNCLAVRAFAESHNRIDLMDMADQYACEHFTEVVECEDFVSVSPQHLHKLLSSSDLNIENEKQVYSAAIKWLLANPQHHPQWLDETLAQVRLPLLPVDFLMGVVAKEQIVKQNLKCRDLLDEARNYHLHLSSRAVPDFEYSIRTTPRKHTAGVLFCVGGRGGSGDPFRSIECYSINKNSWFFGPEMNSRRRHVGVISVEGKVYAVGGHDGNEHLGSMEMFDPLTNKWMMKASMNTKRRGIALASLGGPIYAIGGLDDNTCFNDVERYDIESDQWSTVAPMNTPRGGVGSVALVNHVYAVGGNDGVASLSSVERYDPHLDKWIEVKEMGQRRAGNGVSELHGCLYVVGGFDDNSPLSSVERYDPRSNKWDYVAALTTPRGGVGIATVMGKIFAVGGHNGNAYLNTVEAFDPVLNRWELVGSVSHCRAGAGVAVCACLTSQIRDVGHGSSNVVDCM from the exons ATGGCTTCAGAAGCTGTGAATGCAAAACAGGCTAGGAATCGCTTCACAAAGGGGAAAAGACAACAGCAAATAAAGAACAGATCTTCacttggtgatggtgatggagaagactcctttCTCTTCGAAGCAAATGAAGCTTGGAAAGATTTTCATGGTTCTCTTCTTCAGTTTTATGAAAATGGAGAACTCTGTGATGTCACACTGAAG GTTGGCTCAAAGCTAATCTCCTGTCACAAACTGGCATTGGCTTGTGTTATTCCCTACTTCAAAGCCATGTTTCTCTCTGAAATGGCTGAAGCCAAGCAAACGCTGATTGAAATAAGAGATTTCGATGGTGATGCAATAGAAGACTTGGTAAAGTTTGTCTATTCTTCACGGCTCACTTTGACGGTGGACAATGTCCAGCCTCTCTTATATGCAGCCTGTATTCTACAGGTGGAACTGGTGGCTAGAGCTTGTTGTGAATACATGAAGTTACATTTTCATCCCTCCAACTGTCTGGCGGTAAGAGCCTTTGCAGAAAGTCACAATCGAATAGACCTAATGGACATGGCGGATCAGTATGCCTGTGAGCATTTTACTGAAGTGGTGGAGTGCGAAGACTTCGTCAGTGTGTCACCTCAGCATCTCCATAAGCTTTTGTCCTCCAGCGACCTAAACATTGAGAATGAAAAGCAGGTCTACAGTGCTGCCATCAAGTGGCTTCTTGCCAATCCTCAGCATCATCCCCAGTGGTTGGATGAAACACTTGCACAG GTTCGTTTGCCGCTGTTGCCAGTTGACTTTCTCATGGGTGTTGTGGCAAAAGAACAGATTGTCAAACAAAATCTAAAATGTAGAGATTTATTAGATGAAGCAAGAAATTACCACCTTCACTTGAGTAGCAGAGCAGTACCTGACTTCGAATACTCTATTCGGACTACCCCAAGGAAGCATACTGCTG GAGTGCTATTTTGTGTAGGTGGTCGAGGTGGATCAGGTGACCCCTTCCGCAGTATTGAATGCTATTCTATCAACAAAAACAGTTGGTTCTTTGGACCAGAAATGAACAGTCGAAGGCGACATGTGGGTGTAATCTCAGTGGAAG GTAAAGTGTATGCAGTGGGTGGACATGATGGCAATGAACATTTAGGTAGCATGGAGATGTTTGATCCTCTCACTAATAAATGGATGATGAAGGCATCAATGAACACAAAGAG GCGAGGAATTGCCCTGGCTTCCTTGGGAGGCCCAATTTATGCCATTGGAGGGTTAGATGACAACACTTGCTTCAACGATGTGGAGAGATATGACATAGAATCTGATCAGTGGAGTACAGTGGCACCAATGAATACTCCCCGTGGAGGCGTTGGCTCTGTGGCTCTCGTG aACCATGTTTATGCAGTAGGTGGCAATGATGGAGTAGCTTCTCTGTCTAGTGTGGAGAGGTATGATCCACATCTCGATAAGTGGATAGAAGTTAAAGAGATGGGTCAGCGAAGAGCAGGCAATGGAGTTAGTGAGCTCCATGGTTGCTTATACGTTGTTG GTGGTTTTGATGATAATTCTCCTCTGAGTTCTGTTGAGCGGTATGACCCTCGAAGCAACAAATGGGATTATGTAGCAGCCCTTACCACTCCCAGAGGTGGAGTGGGGATCGCAACAGTGATGGGCAAAATCTTTGCAGTTGGTGGTCATAATGGCAATGCATATCTAAATACAGTGGAAGCATTTGATCCAGTGCTGAATAG